In Terriglobia bacterium, a single genomic region encodes these proteins:
- the aceA gene encoding isocitrate lyase ICL2 translates to MTMFDQQVAAAKVWFSSPRFAGIVRLYSPRQVAEQQGTISGDYTVARRAAEGFYARLRELFEQRGQITTFGPYSPGQAVMMKRIGMEGIYLGGWATSARGSLSEDPGPDLASYPLSQVPDEAAGLVRALLAADKNQHFARMRMTEEQRKATPVIDYRPFILADADTGHGGDAHVRNLIRRLVEVGVPAYHLEDQKPGAKKCGHQGGKVLVAEDEQIKRLNAARLQLDIMRVPGILVARTDAESATFLENRSDERDQPFILGATNVELPSYKAGYLAILRKLFELGVEEARGHLLFAVSEAEYLAAFAWLERVGLMGMIAESVQVLRTGSATEFDAALDRIDTRYVELWQAEAGLKTYGLAVAEVMESRTDEGERFDMTVEEWLAFSKRASFYEVHERAKSMGIQVIWDCELPTTPEGFYQIQAGIDYAIAKSLAVAPFADVLWMETKTANLEDATKFAHAIHAEYPDKMLAYNLSPSFNWDTTGMTDEEMKRFPEELGKLGFVFNFITYGGHQIDGLAAEEFAAALKQDGMLAMARLQRTFRLLESPYRTPQTLVGGPRLDAALMASSGRTAATKAMGKGSTQFQHLVQTEVPTRLLEEWLAEWSKHWDYPARIRVQLRPHTAGLELLELSVLNEPSGERLANIIFAHLQDRRGRRMLSIRDQNTLPPLRKKRLMTVVQLFLIHRYNASAVHYVTPTEDNEFQTQKMKSLGIFSDVHTEIGQIIVAQVSKERVAELLKPDRVLLLEMIRKTSPALQIQA, encoded by the coding sequence ATGACGATGTTCGACCAGCAGGTCGCGGCTGCGAAGGTATGGTTCTCGAGCCCCCGGTTCGCCGGCATCGTCCGTCTCTACTCCCCGCGCCAGGTGGCCGAGCAGCAGGGCACGATTTCCGGCGACTACACCGTAGCGCGACGGGCAGCCGAGGGGTTCTACGCGCGGTTGCGCGAACTCTTCGAACAGCGCGGGCAGATCACTACTTTCGGTCCCTATTCGCCTGGCCAGGCGGTGATGATGAAGCGGATTGGGATGGAAGGCATTTACCTGGGCGGCTGGGCGACGTCGGCCAGGGGATCGTTGTCAGAGGATCCGGGTCCGGACCTGGCCAGCTATCCGCTCAGCCAGGTGCCGGACGAGGCCGCCGGACTGGTGCGAGCACTTCTTGCCGCCGACAAGAACCAACACTTCGCGCGCATGCGGATGACCGAAGAACAGCGCAAGGCGACCCCGGTCATCGACTATCGGCCTTTCATACTCGCCGACGCCGACACCGGTCACGGCGGGGACGCGCATGTACGCAATCTGATCCGCCGCCTGGTCGAAGTCGGGGTGCCGGCCTACCACCTCGAAGACCAGAAGCCTGGAGCGAAGAAGTGCGGCCACCAGGGCGGGAAGGTGCTTGTGGCCGAGGACGAGCAGATCAAGCGCCTCAACGCTGCCCGCCTGCAGCTTGACATCATGCGGGTCCCGGGCATCCTTGTGGCCCGAACGGATGCCGAATCAGCGACGTTCCTCGAGAATCGGAGCGACGAGCGAGATCAGCCCTTCATCCTCGGCGCCACCAACGTCGAGCTGCCCAGCTACAAGGCCGGCTATCTAGCCATCTTGAGGAAGCTGTTCGAACTGGGGGTCGAGGAGGCCCGCGGACACCTGCTGTTTGCCGTGTCCGAGGCCGAATACTTGGCGGCCTTTGCCTGGCTCGAGCGGGTTGGGCTCATGGGGATGATCGCGGAGAGTGTCCAGGTCCTCAGGACTGGGTCGGCGACCGAATTCGACGCAGCACTGGACAGGATAGACACGCGCTATGTGGAGCTCTGGCAGGCGGAAGCCGGGCTGAAGACCTATGGGCTGGCGGTCGCCGAGGTAATGGAGTCCCGCACGGACGAGGGCGAGCGTTTCGACATGACCGTCGAGGAATGGCTGGCGTTCTCGAAACGGGCTTCTTTCTACGAGGTACACGAGCGAGCGAAGTCGATGGGCATCCAGGTGATCTGGGATTGCGAGCTGCCTACGACTCCCGAAGGCTTCTATCAGATTCAAGCCGGGATCGATTACGCCATCGCCAAGTCGCTGGCTGTGGCGCCCTTCGCCGACGTGCTGTGGATGGAGACCAAGACGGCGAATCTCGAGGACGCCACGAAGTTCGCACACGCCATCCACGCGGAGTACCCGGACAAGATGCTGGCGTACAACCTGTCGCCGTCGTTCAACTGGGACACCACGGGTATGACCGACGAGGAGATGAAGCGGTTCCCCGAGGAACTCGGGAAACTCGGCTTCGTCTTCAACTTCATCACCTACGGTGGCCACCAGATCGACGGCTTGGCTGCCGAGGAGTTCGCGGCCGCATTGAAGCAGGACGGGATGCTGGCGATGGCGCGCTTGCAGCGCACGTTCAGACTGCTGGAGTCACCGTATCGGACGCCGCAGACCCTAGTCGGAGGACCACGGCTGGACGCCGCGTTGATGGCCTCGTCGGGCCGCACCGCGGCGACGAAGGCGATGGGCAAGGGGTCGACGCAGTTTCAGCACCTGGTTCAGACCGAAGTCCCGACCAGGCTGCTGGAGGAGTGGCTCGCGGAGTGGAGCAAGCACTGGGACTATCCGGCAAGAATTCGCGTCCAGCTACGTCCGCACACAGCCGGTTTGGAGCTGTTGGAGCTGAGTGTGCTGAACGAGCCCAGCGGGGAGAGGCTCGCCAATATCATCTTCGCACACCTCCAAGATCGTCGCGGCCGCAGAATGCTCTCGATCCGCGACCAGAATACGCTCCCGCCGCTCCGAAAAAAGCGTCTGATGACGGTCGTCCAACTGTTCCTGATCCACCGCTACAATGCCAGCGCGGTGCACTACGTCACCCCGACCGAGGACAACGAGTTTCAGACACAAAAGATGAAGAGCTTGGGGATCTTCTCGGATGTGCATACCGAGATCGGACAAATCATCGTCGCGCAGGTCAGCAAGGAACGCGTCGCCGAACTGCTCAAGCCTGACCGGGTACTTCTCCTAGAGATGATCCGTAAGACGTCGCCAGCATTGCAAATCCAGGCTTAG
- a CDS encoding energy transducer TonB — MNACSIANQLRRRTRERPAVRRWLHFALASTLVVIVLSPGWSWGGTRDRKLTAGTGPAYPALAKKLKITGTVKADLFIAPNGTIKRIDARGHPLLVQAVVESVKAWKYEPASTGTINSVIFVFK; from the coding sequence TTGAACGCTTGTAGCATCGCGAATCAACTCCGACGGCGCACTCGGGAGAGACCTGCAGTCCGTCGCTGGCTTCATTTCGCGCTTGCTTCAACTTTAGTTGTAATCGTCTTGTCCCCGGGATGGAGCTGGGGAGGAACAAGAGATCGCAAGCTCACGGCGGGTACGGGACCAGCCTATCCCGCGCTGGCGAAGAAACTGAAAATCACCGGCACAGTCAAGGCTGACCTCTTCATAGCACCGAATGGGACGATCAAGAGAATCGACGCTCGCGGACATCCCTTGCTGGTTCAGGCAGTCGTGGAATCGGTGAAGGCCTGGAAGTATGAACCCGCCTCAACCGGAACGATCAATTCCGTAATCTTCGTATTCAAGTGA
- a CDS encoding tetratricopeptide repeat protein, producing MLLILFLTFSSFVFAQHEPSPATDLDWEAEMNLFNRFYTGDDPQGAYAHAEKMLEIANRKKLGAREVGASEWAIGEALRKMEKFSEAEPRLRQSLKSRESVLPPTHYRVLQSVDALANILYLEGKYDEAAPLTERAIAGYAAMTDRDGPDECHYGLALQNLGTMEMAKKNADKAEGLLIRAANSFANVSLGCGQLHGVYWSLASVYWLENRKDKVEEVYQAAVKVFAPEAGEDADYHYGYYLMCLAGVYTSEKRFDEADALFKRAIQAATHVSTSEGPETSAELLTAVLREYRYMLVAANRTADIAAVDQQLQASAAATAADAKHPEMQLEVLRDEALRAEQDRRFDDAEKSLRREVEVARSLGPGDGRAVLAEVDLAYFLERMKRPDEALRTAEQAFNEAKRGFSDDPNVFGRACDAMAFLYDARHNDPALESMLKLSVKIWEPYPNKADFHYPRALTALGRFYLTRKQYTKAEPLFLESLKLVERTQGADNFSIVSAVESLGYLYAQMGAYDKAEPYYRRDLALWEKRFGTNSPMLNGVLYTLAEVMRNLGRPKEADEFMARRERLTTPATQK from the coding sequence GTGCTACTGATCCTGTTCTTAACGTTCTCGTCATTCGTATTCGCGCAGCACGAGCCGTCGCCCGCTACCGATCTCGACTGGGAAGCTGAGATGAATCTGTTCAACCGCTTCTACACCGGAGATGACCCGCAGGGAGCATACGCTCACGCCGAGAAAATGCTCGAAATCGCCAACCGAAAGAAGCTCGGTGCGCGGGAGGTCGGAGCCAGTGAATGGGCGATCGGAGAGGCACTCCGCAAAATGGAAAAATTCAGTGAGGCGGAACCGCGTCTGCGCCAGTCGTTGAAATCGCGCGAGTCGGTATTACCCCCGACGCATTATCGCGTCCTTCAGTCGGTCGACGCTCTAGCGAATATCCTTTACCTGGAAGGGAAGTACGACGAAGCGGCGCCTTTGACCGAACGCGCGATCGCCGGTTACGCGGCAATGACAGACCGCGACGGGCCCGACGAATGCCACTACGGCCTGGCGCTGCAGAATCTCGGTACGATGGAAATGGCGAAGAAGAATGCCGATAAGGCAGAAGGCTTGCTCATCCGGGCAGCGAACTCCTTCGCGAACGTCAGCCTGGGATGCGGTCAGTTGCACGGTGTGTACTGGAGCCTGGCTTCGGTGTACTGGCTCGAGAACCGGAAGGACAAAGTCGAGGAGGTCTACCAGGCGGCCGTCAAGGTATTCGCGCCTGAAGCGGGCGAAGATGCCGATTACCACTACGGCTACTACCTAATGTGTCTTGCAGGCGTGTACACGTCCGAGAAGCGTTTCGACGAGGCGGACGCACTGTTCAAACGAGCGATCCAGGCGGCGACCCATGTCTCGACTTCCGAAGGTCCGGAAACGAGCGCGGAACTTCTGACAGCGGTTCTTCGTGAGTACAGGTACATGCTGGTCGCCGCCAACCGCACGGCCGATATCGCCGCTGTCGATCAGCAACTTCAAGCGTCGGCGGCCGCCACCGCCGCGGACGCGAAGCACCCTGAGATGCAGCTGGAGGTCCTAAGAGACGAAGCGCTCCGGGCGGAACAGGACCGGAGATTCGATGACGCGGAGAAGAGCCTCAGGCGGGAGGTGGAGGTCGCCCGCAGTCTAGGTCCGGGAGATGGCCGTGCGGTCTTGGCTGAAGTGGACCTGGCCTATTTTCTAGAACGCATGAAGAGGCCTGACGAGGCGCTCCGTACCGCAGAGCAAGCCTTCAACGAAGCAAAGCGCGGCTTCAGCGATGACCCGAATGTATTCGGCCGGGCTTGCGACGCCATGGCGTTCCTCTACGACGCTCGCCACAACGATCCGGCGCTGGAATCGATGCTGAAACTCTCCGTAAAGATCTGGGAGCCGTATCCGAATAAGGCCGATTTCCATTATCCAAGGGCGCTCACAGCGCTTGGGCGCTTCTACCTAACGCGGAAGCAGTACACGAAAGCTGAGCCCTTGTTTCTCGAGTCACTGAAGCTAGTGGAGCGAACGCAAGGGGCCGACAATTTCTCGATTGTTTCGGCGGTCGAGAGTCTCGGTTATCTATACGCGCAAATGGGAGCGTACGACAAAGCAGAGCCATACTACCGTCGAGACCTTGCGTTGTGGGAGAAACGGTTCGGGACGAATAGTCCGATGTTGAATGGCGTACTGTATACCCTGGCCGAGGTCATGCGTAATCTCGGCCGTCCCAAGGAAGCTGACGAGTTCATGGCCCGCCGCGAGCGGCTCACTACCCCAGCCACCCAGAAATGA
- a CDS encoding VTT domain-containing protein, translating into MSWRQLASLLWQAAPRTPRASGWQAALRHLGGFGLFALAILDGSPVPTLGGLDLLTVVLAARHREPWYYYALIATAGGLIGSFITYSIARKAGEAYLTRHLGQGGVRRLLDFVRQWGGGTLIIATLFPPPFPATLVFAAAGILNYPPRRYLIAIAAGRALRYSLLAWAAEHYGRHFVLLVRHPERYLGWSILIGGLVIAMVAAALFTWRWVREAAPLEEQRSGS; encoded by the coding sequence ATGTCCTGGCGGCAGCTGGCTAGCTTGCTGTGGCAGGCCGCACCGCGCACGCCGCGTGCGAGCGGCTGGCAGGCCGCTCTGCGCCATCTGGGCGGCTTCGGCCTGTTCGCGCTGGCCATCCTCGACGGCTCACCCGTCCCGACGCTCGGCGGTCTCGATCTGCTGACCGTCGTCCTGGCCGCGCGGCACCGCGAGCCCTGGTATTACTACGCGCTCATCGCCACCGCCGGAGGGCTGATCGGGTCCTTCATCACCTATTCCATCGCGCGCAAAGCCGGTGAGGCTTACCTTACGCGCCATTTAGGCCAAGGCGGGGTCCGCCGCCTGCTCGACTTCGTCCGCCAGTGGGGAGGAGGCACCCTGATCATCGCCACCCTTTTTCCCCCACCGTTCCCGGCCACTCTGGTCTTCGCTGCGGCGGGCATTCTGAACTATCCCCCGCGGCGGTACCTCATCGCGATCGCGGCGGGGCGCGCCCTCCGCTACAGCCTGCTGGCCTGGGCCGCGGAGCACTACGGACGCCACTTTGTCCTGCTGGTCCGCCATCCCGAGCGCTACCTGGGTTGGTCGATTCTGATAGGAGGCCTTGTCATCGCGATGGTGGCCGCAGCCTTGTTTACGTGGCGGTGGGTGCGCGAGGCCGCCCCGCTCGAGGAGCAGCGGTCGGGATCGTAG
- a CDS encoding PilZ domain-containing protein gives MAEMIAEKRSSVRQPIDIRVRITLPDEKRSVIFGRGEDISIGGMAIFVATDLNVGERVVIEFVLLSGRQLKLEAIVRNRHSYRYGLAFATLTTEQRSEIERL, from the coding sequence ATGGCTGAAATGATTGCCGAAAAGCGTTCGTCGGTTCGACAACCAATCGATATCCGGGTACGGATCACCCTTCCAGACGAGAAGAGGTCGGTGATTTTTGGCCGGGGAGAAGACATCAGCATCGGAGGAATGGCTATTTTTGTCGCGACAGATCTGAATGTCGGCGAGCGTGTAGTCATAGAGTTCGTACTGCTATCGGGGCGGCAACTTAAACTGGAAGCCATCGTGCGGAATCGGCACAGCTACAGGTACGGTCTCGCGTTCGCAACCTTGACAACCGAACAGAGGAGTGAGATTGAACGCTTGTAG